One genomic window of Camelina sativa cultivar DH55 chromosome 5, Cs, whole genome shotgun sequence includes the following:
- the LOC104789490 gene encoding uncharacterized protein LOC104789490, giving the protein MPRLDQVHGGGPSEPNVPETQQTLKMIQDLLNHMIQQQQHNQANHSAEDPSERFLKLVIMIRNLGLRKFKGDLNTVFADAWIKELETNFEMSRCSEEFRRPIVVNFLEEDARAWWDSVVPRYRFQTISWEIFWREFEQKYFPPESRDRLENQFLRLKQGDMTVRAYGRIFTRLQRYLYQENDDELAMARRFFNRLRPDIKGRLHAVTYQSVAEVEERAVSVEEAIETEKEITAQERKKEPVQQEGESSSRTKLGRRPWALCDLMSIKADQTERPNCEPCPDSAVSEGTPSEEVATPANVFALGVEPPKLPQAAKGPITGTLLVGGNPTHVLFDSGVSNSFVTPEVANKFGDLCEEVEVNINVYTASNQPPLKTRRWFKEVSIVLQDTNLPVNPLVMPLERFDAILGMDWLSEHQAHIDCSRNRVLFENGGRTPLVFNGISPSKTAYFASAARIGRSFDEDDVYLVNLTAMGGDDKEGMKVEDTAVVKNYEDVFRPLEGLPPPKEPSFYHKS; this is encoded by the exons ATGCCAAGATTAGACCAAGTTCATGGAGGAGGCCCTAGTGAGCCGAATGTACCAGAGACCCAGCAGACACTTAAAATGATTCAAGACCTTTTGAATCACATGATCCAGCAACAGCAGCATAACCAAGCAAACCATTCAGCAGAAGATCCATCCGAGCGCTTTCTAAAATTGGTAATAATGATAAGGAACCTAGGACTTCGCAAGTTCAAAGGAGACTTGAACACGGTGTTTGCAGACGCGTGGATAAAAGAATTAGAAACTAACTTTGAAATGTCAAGATGTTCGGAGGAGTTTAGAAGACCGATTGTGGTTAACTTCTTAGAAGAGGATGCTCGTGCATGGTGGGATAGCGTAGTTCCTCGTTATCGATTTCAGACTATATCATGGGAGATATTCTGGAGGGAGTTTGAGCAGAAGTACTTTCCACCAGAGTCGCGTGATCGATTAGAGAATCAGTTCCTGCGACTGAAACAAGGTGATATGACTGTTCGAGCCTATGGAAGAATTTTTACAAGACTTCAGAGATATTTGTATCAAGAAAACGATGATGAGTTAGCCATGGCCCGGAGATTCTTTAACAGACTCAGGCCAGACATAAAGGGAAGGTTGCACGCTGTGACATACCAAAGTGTCGCAGAAGTGGAAGAGAGAGCGGTGAGTGTTGAGGAGGCCATCGAGACGGAAAAGGAGATTACGGCTcaggaaagaaagaaggaacCAGTGCAACAGGAAGGTGAATCAAGTAGCAGGACGAAATTGGGGCGCAGGCCGTG GGCACTATGCGACCTCATGTCCATCAAAGCCGACCAAACAGAACGTCCAAACTGTGAACCGTGCCCAGACAGTGCAGTAAGTGAAGGAACCCCCAGCGAAGAAGTAGCAACCCCagcaaatgtttttgctttaggagTAGAACCACCTAAACTTCCACAGGCAGCAAAAGGCCCTATAACAG GAACATTACTTGTTGGTGGTAACCCCACACATGTATTGTTCGATTCGGGAGTATCCAATAGTTTTGTGACTCCCGAAGTGGCTAACAAGTTCGGAGACTTGTGTGAGGAGGTAGAAGTGAACATCAATGTCTACACTGCTAGTAATCAACCGCCTctgaagacaagaagatggTTCAAGGAAGTGTCGATAGTCTTGCAAGATACAAACCTCCCGGTAAATCCTCTAGTGATGCCGTTAGAGAGATTCGATGCTATTTTGGGAATggattggttgtcggagcaccAAGCCCATATAGACTGCAGCAGGAACAGAgttttatttgaaaatggaGGAAGGACACCTCTAGTTTTCAATGGAATTAGCCCGAGTAAGACGGCCTACTTCGCATCGGCAGCAAGGATTGGAAGATCattcgatgaagatgatgtttaTCTAGTCAATCTTACCGCTATGGGAGGAGATGACAAAGAAGGCATGAAAGTTGAGGACACCGCCGTAGTCAAGAACTATGAGGACGTATTCAGACCGTTAGAAGGATTGCCTCCACCAAAGGAACCATCCTTTTACCATAAATCTTGA
- the LOC104787425 gene encoding transcription factor MYB114-like → MESSSKVLRKGAWTAEEDSLLRQCINKFGEGKWHQVPLRAGLNRCRKSCRLRWLNYLKPNIKRGKLSSDEVDLLLRLHRLLGNRWSLIAGRLPGRTANDVKNFWNTHLSKKHEPCCKIQMKKRNINSHPTTPVQKIDVFKPRPRSFTINNGSSNLNGRPQVDVIPSCFGLNNNNVCENNMTCNKDKEKAEHINNFIDGDNIWLENLLDDSQEVDALVREVTATEKGGTMAFDVEQLWSMINGEFD, encoded by the exons ATGGAGAGTTCGTCCAAAGTGTTGCGAAAAGGTGCATGGACTGCTGAAGAAGATAGTCTCTTGAGACAGTGCATAAATAAGTTTGGAGAAGGCAAATGGCACCAAGTTCCTTTAAGAGCTg ggCTAAACCGGTGCAGGAAGAGTTGTAGACTAAGATGGTTGAACTATCTGaaaccaaatatcaagagaggAAAACTTAGCTCTGATGAAGTCGATCTGCTTCTTCGCCTTCATAGGCTTCTAGGAAACAG GTGGTCTTTGATTGCTGGTCGATTGCCTGGTCGGACCGCAAATGATGTCAAGAATTTTTGGAACACTCATCTGAGTAAGAAACATGAACCGTGTTGTAAGATTCAGatgaaaaagagaaacattaaTTCTCATCCTACCACACCGGTccaaaaaattgatgtttttaagCCACGACCTCGATCCTTCACAATTAATAACGGCTCCAGCAATCTCAATGGCCGGCCACAAGTTGACGTTATTCCTTCATGCTTTGGACTCAATAACAATAATGTTTGTGAAAATAATATGACATGTAACAAAGATAAGGAGAAAGCTGAGCATATCAATAATTTCATTGATGGAGATAATATATGGTTAGAGAATTTACTAGATGATAGCCAAGAGGTAGATGCCCTAGTTAGAGAAGTGACGGCAACAGAGAAAGGGGGCACCATGGCGTTTGACGTTGAGCAACTTTGGAGTATGATTAATGGAGAATTTGATTAG